The stretch of DNA GCCATATTCAAACTCTTTTGTTAACGTTCTTCTTCCGATATCTTCCAAAAATTGTTGAAAACGGATACCTTTATCTTGCACAACCGCCGTTATATCGCTACAAAAAAGGGAAAAAAGAGATCTACTTTAAAGACGATCGTGTTATGAATGCTTTCTTGATTGAAAATGGTATTGAAGCGTTGGAAATGGATAACCTCAATGTCGGTGTCAACGATCTCGTATCATTCTTTAAAATGGTCGATCATTACCGCAGTACCCTCGATGCATTGGAACGCCGTTATGCCCTCGTGGAACTTATCCGTTATTTCATCGAAAATCCGGATTTGATCGCATTGTCTCTTACTGATCTTTATACTCATGTTGAAGCGTTCTTGAGTGCTCAGGGTAATAATATTCTCAGCAAAAGCGTCAATGATGAGGATATGCATCTGTTTGTTCAAACCAAAGAGGGGCTTGAAGAACTTCACGTCAATGATGAGCTTTTCGCTTCACCGCATTTTGCCGAAGCAAATTATATCTACCAAAAAATCCAAGATTGGAATCTGCCGCTTGAAGGTGATTTGTTGGCATTGCTTACTCAAATTACCGATTATGCGAAGAAAGGTTCTTATATTCAACGCTACAAAGGTCTCGGGGAAATGAATCCGGAGCAGCTTTGGGAAACGACTATGACACCAGAAAACCGTGTATTGTTACGTATTACGGTTGATGATTCTGAATCTGCAGGTGAATCGTTTAATCTCTTTATGGGTGATGATGTCGAGCCGCGTCGTAACTATATTGAAACGCACGCTAAAGACGTTAAGCACTTGGATATTTAAATTTTTTCATGACCTATACTGAAGAAAAAGAGAGAGAACACCGATTTGCATTAGCTTTGCGGATGGGTTTACCGATCTTTTTTCTAAGCAGTGTAACTCTTTTTGCTCTTCTTACGCACAGTTCTACTTTATCTTCTTTGATTCTTTTGTCGATTGCACTATTAGCGATAATGGTTTATTTCATTTTTTATCTGATTTATCAGAGTACCCATGAAAATATTACTGATACGATTACCCATACCTTTACTCCGGAATATTTTCTCCGTTTGTTTGTTAAATCACTTTCCAAAAAAAACCACACCCTTGTCCTGATCAGTGTTGAAAATCTATGGTCTATCAATGAACGTTACGGGGTTAAAAACGGTGATATAGCTTTAAAAAATATAGTGATGAAATTAGACCATTTTTTTCGAGACAAAAAAATAGAAAAACTCCCTATAAGCCGCTATAAAGGGGGCGATTTTTTACTCTTTTTACCGGGTGATAAAGGAGAAAATCTTCCTCTTATCGAGTTGTTTCTAAGTAAATATCAAAATCATGTCGATAATGAGATTGAAATACGGATTGAGGCGGTGATGCTTGATTCTCGACTTTCGGATAACGTTGACTTGCTGATAAGCCGTTTGTATGAACTTCATAATGATCGGATCAGTTCTGAAAAAGAGGAATTTTATTCGATCAATGAACTGGAAAATGAAATTGTGGATGCATTGGAGCAGAAACATTTTTCGGTTGGATTTTGGCCGGTATGCTGTGACGAATATCCGACATTTGATACGACAGTCAAACTTATTGATTCAGAGGGGCGGTTTATTCATCAAAGCCGCTATATTCCAGTTCTAAACCGACTCAATCAAATGCGCCATCTTGAGAGTGATGTATTAGATACAATTGCTGCTTTGTGTGATGAACGTAATCGAAATTTTATTGTAACCATTTCTTCGGTTACGTTACGTAATCCTTACTTTTTCGAACATGCCATGACACTGTTCGAGCGTTATCCGATGTCTCGGAATAAAATAACGTTGATGTTTGAAGAGAAAGAGTATTGCCATCAGCTAGAACGGTTTGTTCACCAAATTGCCCAATACCGAAAGGCAGGGTATAAGATTGCATTGGATCGTTTGGGCGGGTATCATACGACACTCCTTTATCTCAAAGAGATGCAAGTAGATATGGTCCGTTTTGATCCTCTCTATATCCGTCATATTAAAGAAGCAGGATATCAGAATATTATCCAAGGTCTAAACCTCAGTGCCCATTTGTGCGGAGCTAAAACGTGGATATCAATGGTCGAGGATACGTATACGAATAATCTCGTACAATCATTAAAAATCAACTACCGACAGGGTAACTATCTAGGTAGAATTTTGAGCGCAGAACAATTATAAAAGAAGGAAGTAGCAATGAAATACGGTGAACAAATCGTTGAAAATTTTGATATCGAAAAAGATTTTGAGATATGGCCAAATCAACATGAACGTGATTATGTGATTAAAGTGACGCTACCGGAGTTTACTTGTCTTTGTCCGCGAAGTGGATATCCCGATTTCGCAACCATATATGTCGAATATACCCCGGACAAATGGGTAGCCGAACTCAAAGCAATCAAGTTGTACATTAATTCGTTCAGAAACCGCCATATTTCGCACGAAAACAGCGCAAACGAGATCTACAGCACTTTCGAGTCAAAAATCGCTCCTAAGCGCTTAAAAGTGGTTGCAGACTATTATCCGCGCGGGAATGTTCATACGGTAGTTGAGATTGATAGTGAGAAGATGGGAAAATAACTTTCCTATTTGAATAATACACTGCTAATACTCAGTTGGTATTTAGTATCAGAGTAAAGTCTATCCCCTCAAATAAAGAGGTTGGAAGCTTCGGTAGTACGTAAAAAATTTATTTCATGCTAGTAGATTTTTTCAGAGTGATGATGTCAGATTTATACGTTGAACCAACTTTCATGTAAAGTCCACCGTCTTTTTCAAACATACTATAAGTGACTGGGAGATATTTGTTTTGTTTAAGCAATTTCTGAGGAGTATATTGTTCGTTATAAAATTCTTTTTTCAGTATTAGAGATATTTTGTCATTATTAACACTAACAACAAAGTATTTTACACTATCTTCACAATATGCTTCAATTACAAAATATTGCTGATCAATTGTATTATTTAGTAAATAAATGTTATCAAGACTCCAAGCATCAGCATTGTCAATATTAAATTCTCCTAAAACTTTATTTTTTTTATTTACTAAAACTACATATTTACAATCGTCATCACCACATTTTGCAGTTGTAAAAACAGTATAATCATTTAGATTATATTTTATAGATTGTGATGAAATATTTTTTTTATTAAAAACACTTGTCAGATATTGGATATTATTCGTATTTTTTGCATCTACTGGGCTAACAAAAAATATAGACACCGACAAAACATATATTAAAATAGCAATTAATCTCTTAAACATACTATCACTCCTATTTATTTAGTTTTTAATGGATCACCATGACGTGGATCACCATTCTTACTATTAGCAACACCTTGTTGCAATACTGCTTCATCATTTTTTAAAACATTTGGAAGTTTATATTTGACATAAAATCCTGGATTTACTCTGTTATTTAAATCAATCGCCTTGTTAATATTTAATACTTCAAAGTGTAAATGAGGATCTTTACTAATATCGTAGCCGCTCGTGCCAACT from Sulfuricurvum sp. encodes:
- a CDS encoding EAL domain-containing protein; its protein translation is MTYTEEKEREHRFALALRMGLPIFFLSSVTLFALLTHSSTLSSLILLSIALLAIMVYFIFYLIYQSTHENITDTITHTFTPEYFLRLFVKSLSKKNHTLVLISVENLWSINERYGVKNGDIALKNIVMKLDHFFRDKKIEKLPISRYKGGDFLLFLPGDKGENLPLIELFLSKYQNHVDNEIEIRIEAVMLDSRLSDNVDLLISRLYELHNDRISSEKEEFYSINELENEIVDALEQKHFSVGFWPVCCDEYPTFDTTVKLIDSEGRFIHQSRYIPVLNRLNQMRHLESDVLDTIAALCDERNRNFIVTISSVTLRNPYFFEHAMTLFERYPMSRNKITLMFEEKEYCHQLERFVHQIAQYRKAGYKIALDRLGGYHTTLLYLKEMQVDMVRFDPLYIRHIKEAGYQNIIQGLNLSAHLCGAKTWISMVEDTYTNNLVQSLKINYRQGNYLGRILSAEQL
- the queF gene encoding preQ(1) synthase; the encoded protein is MKYGEQIVENFDIEKDFEIWPNQHERDYVIKVTLPEFTCLCPRSGYPDFATIYVEYTPDKWVAELKAIKLYINSFRNRHISHENSANEIYSTFESKIAPKRLKVVADYYPRGNVHTVVEIDSEKMGK